CAAGGGTACCGTAAGCGCGATTCAGTCCGACCCCGAACTGGCCAAATGCCGGTTCCGTGCCAGCAACAAGTGGATCGATGCCAGCCACAATTGTACGACCATCAAGGATTTCTACGGGGCGAAACAGGAGATGACGCACAAGCAGGAATTCCAGATCCACGCCGATGAACCACCGATCTTGGCAGGTACCGACAAGGGCGCCAACCCCGTCGAGATCTTGCTCAGCGCCCTGGCCAGTTGCGTCACGACAGGCATGGTCGCCCACGCCGCCGTGAACAACATCCATGTCGAGGAACTGGAGTCGCACCTGGAGGGGGATATCGACTTGCGCGGATTTCTCGGTTTGGATGCGACGGTCCCCAAGGGATACACGGATATCCGTGTAACCTTTAAAGTCAAAACGGACACGGACAACCTAAAGAAACTTGAGCGGTACGCGCAATTTTCTCCCGTGTACAACACGCTTACCCACGGCACGAAGGTAGACATTCGCGTCGAGCCCAAGTGAGCCAGGACCGCTGACGGACTCGTCGCACGGTCGAATTGACGAGACCCTCAGAGAGGGCTGACTCGTCGGCCCTTGCGGCACAAGAGCAGAGCGGCCCGTCACCATGGGCTGAGTCCATGGTGACGGGCCCATATCAAGTCTCGGGCGTTGTCCGGCTCCGTCGCGGATGGTTCGC
Above is a genomic segment from Nitrospira sp. containing:
- a CDS encoding osmotically inducible protein C gives rise to the protein MPTQTEVHTVNGINVETLKGTVSAIQSDPELAKCRFRASNKWIDASHNCTTIKDFYGAKQEMTHKQEFQIHADEPPILAGTDKGANPVEILLSALASCVTTGMVAHAAVNNIHVEELESHLEGDIDLRGFLGLDATVPKGYTDIRVTFKVKTDTDNLKKLERYAQFSPVYNTLTHGTKVDIRVEPK